In Candidatus Cybelea sp., one genomic interval encodes:
- the glmM gene encoding phosphoglucosamine mutase, giving the protein MSRLFGTDGVRGVANLELTPELAFRIGRAGAVVLHDGPDAQRPIVVGRDTRVSGSMLEAAIVAGITSAGRNALLLGIVPTPAVASVARRTGAAAGVMISASHNPVADNGIKFFSGDGFKLPDELELEIERAVGADDLPRPTGTEVGVVRSAFNLGRHYYAELYEGVPSLVGLEVIVDAGFGAAYAVAPYVMRKLGARVIELNCEADGSRINVACGTTDLRQLREAVRSRIAEGARRVVGVAFDGDADRALFVDETGQSISGDHVMYAMARDMHERGELAKDTVVATVMSNIGFERALARHEIALVRTAVGDRYVLEAMREGGYALGGEQSGHVLDFRYNNTGDGPRTAMTLLGIVAARQTPLCELVNEVQIAPQILVNVTSRDRGVLQLDSVQYEIAQAQAALGSTGRLLIRPSGTEPLIRVMAEGENLEFIEEIAGRVAARIKLEVNRLP; this is encoded by the coding sequence GTGAGCCGGCTTTTCGGCACGGACGGCGTTCGCGGCGTGGCAAACTTGGAGCTTACACCCGAGCTTGCGTTTCGCATCGGACGCGCCGGAGCCGTCGTGCTGCACGATGGCCCGGACGCGCAGCGCCCCATCGTCGTCGGACGCGACACGCGAGTCTCCGGCAGCATGCTCGAAGCGGCGATCGTCGCGGGCATTACCTCGGCTGGGCGTAACGCGCTGCTCCTGGGCATCGTGCCTACGCCGGCCGTGGCGAGCGTTGCCCGGCGTACCGGGGCCGCCGCGGGCGTCATGATCAGCGCGTCCCACAATCCGGTCGCCGATAACGGTATCAAGTTCTTTAGCGGCGACGGCTTCAAGCTGCCCGACGAGCTCGAACTGGAGATCGAACGCGCCGTCGGCGCCGACGATTTACCTCGCCCGACGGGGACGGAGGTCGGCGTCGTTCGGTCGGCGTTCAATCTCGGCCGTCACTACTACGCGGAGTTGTACGAAGGCGTCCCGAGCCTCGTGGGCCTCGAAGTGATCGTCGACGCGGGGTTTGGAGCGGCCTATGCGGTCGCACCGTACGTGATGCGTAAACTCGGCGCCCGCGTCATCGAGCTGAACTGCGAAGCGGATGGGTCGCGAATTAACGTTGCCTGCGGAACGACCGACCTGCGGCAGCTGCGCGAAGCGGTGCGTTCGCGAATCGCCGAAGGTGCCCGGCGCGTCGTCGGCGTCGCCTTCGACGGCGACGCGGATCGCGCGCTGTTCGTCGACGAGACCGGGCAAAGCATCAGCGGCGATCACGTGATGTACGCGATGGCACGCGACATGCACGAACGCGGCGAGCTGGCGAAGGATACGGTCGTCGCGACGGTCATGAGCAACATCGGATTCGAGCGCGCGCTCGCGCGCCACGAAATCGCGTTGGTTCGTACGGCGGTCGGCGACCGCTACGTTTTGGAAGCGATGCGCGAGGGCGGTTACGCGTTGGGCGGCGAGCAATCCGGACACGTGCTGGATTTTCGTTACAATAACACCGGCGACGGTCCGCGAACCGCGATGACGCTGCTCGGGATCGTTGCCGCGCGGCAGACTCCGCTGTGCGAACTCGTCAACGAAGTTCAGATCGCCCCGCAGATACTCGTCAACGTCACCAGTCGCGATCGCGGCGTACTGCAGCTGGATTCGGTGCAGTACGAGATCGCGCAAGCGCAGGCGGCGCTCGGCAGCACGGGGCGGTTGCTGATCCGCCCGTCGGGCACCGAGCCGTTGATTCGGGTGATGGCCGAAGGCGAGAATTTGGAGTTCATTGAGGAGATCGCGGGCCGCGTCGCAGCGCGAATCAAGCTAGAGGTTAATCGCCTACCCTAG
- a CDS encoding C40 family peptidase — MSPDVAEWTSRLVISAPTPHRAGIGRFAGGILARTSRIAVGLTTSALRFLGVPYVFGGTSTSGFDCSGFVQHVFGLMGISLPRTADAQYDVGRPTLGGPRAGDLVFFDTYGGVSHVGIYLGHGKFVHASSSHGVMVSKLSDSYWAARYVGAKRLIATR, encoded by the coding sequence TTGAGCCCCGATGTCGCGGAGTGGACCTCCCGCCTCGTGATCTCCGCCCCAACGCCGCATCGCGCCGGGATCGGTCGCTTTGCCGGCGGGATTTTGGCGCGGACCTCACGGATCGCGGTGGGGCTGACGACCAGCGCCCTGCGGTTTCTTGGCGTCCCCTACGTTTTCGGCGGGACCAGCACGTCGGGATTCGACTGTTCGGGATTCGTGCAGCACGTCTTCGGCTTGATGGGCATCTCGCTGCCGCGTACCGCTGACGCCCAGTACGACGTCGGGCGACCGACCTTGGGCGGGCCCCGGGCGGGCGATTTGGTCTTTTTCGACACCTACGGCGGCGTCTCGCACGTCGGGATCTACCTCGGGCATGGGAAGTTCGTCCACGCCAGCTCGAGCCACGGGGTCATGGTGAGCAAACTCTCCGATTCTTATTGGGCAGCGCGTTACGTCGGCGCGAAACGGCTGATCGCGACCCGCTAG
- a CDS encoding sialidase family protein, with amino-acid sequence MIRRAGELAEAAARIACVLALILCVSACDLQPGTGRSAIPASRAAARAAAGFTSERLWGAPGETRWEPVVAADAHAPWVYQLSTGQRPDYLLFRASSDGGRTWAPQRHLCRRGVRVPFQYDPQIAVTAGGTIDVVCLDGFRPGAVFARSRDHGATWSKAIRLGGTLKYSDKPTLAISPDGRDVYVAYNSYYRLYVSVSHDHGVTWAAPVRATVHRRWYYSLSGAVGRDGAVWFAVDGETGRDETGDGHVSLVRSTDAGLTWTEIPFVVSHEGAKCNRRNCYPDFYTAQDAVAADGRGNLVFVFAKNNRSQGPNALYVSRSNDDGATWSGAALISNAGNAMSPAIAAAPDGSFRLVWQDDRNGDSSWNTWYSHSGDAGRTWSRAVRLSDRESGAGYKHAGGYNFPFGDYLGLAVDGDGVNHVVWGEGSAIYVPGGTWWARGQ; translated from the coding sequence ATGATCCGGCGTGCCGGTGAACTGGCCGAAGCTGCCGCGCGAATCGCCTGTGTTCTGGCGCTGATCCTCTGCGTATCGGCGTGCGACTTGCAGCCGGGAACCGGCCGATCGGCGATTCCGGCATCGCGTGCTGCCGCCCGCGCAGCGGCGGGGTTTACGAGCGAACGTCTCTGGGGAGCGCCCGGCGAGACACGCTGGGAACCGGTCGTCGCCGCCGACGCTCATGCGCCATGGGTCTATCAGCTGAGCACCGGCCAGCGTCCGGATTATCTCCTCTTCCGCGCCTCGAGCGATGGCGGCAGAACGTGGGCTCCGCAGCGGCACTTGTGCCGCCGCGGCGTTCGCGTTCCGTTTCAATACGATCCCCAGATTGCCGTCACCGCGGGCGGCACGATCGACGTCGTGTGTCTCGACGGATTTCGGCCTGGGGCCGTGTTCGCGCGTTCGCGCGATCATGGCGCCACTTGGAGCAAGGCAATACGACTCGGCGGCACCTTGAAGTATAGCGACAAGCCGACGCTGGCGATCTCGCCGGACGGAAGGGACGTTTACGTCGCCTACAACTCCTATTATCGCCTGTACGTCTCGGTGTCGCACGATCACGGCGTCACGTGGGCGGCGCCCGTGCGTGCGACGGTGCACCGCCGCTGGTACTACTCGCTCTCCGGTGCCGTCGGACGCGACGGCGCCGTCTGGTTCGCGGTCGACGGGGAGACCGGCCGAGACGAAACCGGCGACGGCCACGTGAGTCTCGTGAGGTCTACCGACGCCGGCCTGACCTGGACTGAAATCCCGTTTGTCGTCAGTCATGAAGGCGCAAAATGCAATCGGCGCAACTGCTATCCCGATTTCTACACCGCGCAGGATGCCGTTGCAGCGGACGGCCGCGGAAATCTCGTCTTCGTCTTCGCCAAGAATAACCGTTCGCAAGGGCCCAACGCGCTGTACGTCAGCCGGTCGAACGACGATGGCGCGACGTGGAGCGGCGCGGCGCTCATCTCGAATGCGGGCAACGCCATGAGCCCCGCGATCGCCGCGGCGCCCGACGGCAGCTTCCGGCTCGTGTGGCAGGACGATCGCAACGGAGACTCGTCCTGGAACACGTGGTATTCGCACAGCGGCGACGCCGGCAGGACGTGGAGCAGGGCGGTGCGGCTCTCCGACCGCGAATCGGGCGCCGGCTACAAGCACGCGGGCGGATATAATTTCCCGTTCGGCGATTACTTGGGGCTCGCGGTCGACGGCGACGGCGTGAACCACGTCGTATGGGGTGAGGGTTCGGCGATCTACGTGCCGGGCGGCACATGGTGGGCGCGCGGGCAGTGA
- a CDS encoding DUF1835 domain-containing protein has protein sequence MTQTAATLHITNGDGALYLLKKAGVLGTHVAWHDPLNVGPVPAGLSLEETTALRTRYLAARGYDNPIKLIHEFERRDALLRRAGEFEEVVLWFEHDLFDQLQLLQILTALDELRLHPGQVAVVQTDHYLSGVTVDEMLALLPKRRTATEAIFRSARRSWERFISPTPDGLLAAAGEDAIGLPYLRAALRRMCEEYPATRDGLSRSQRQALYAIAQGPAANDELFARSQAREEATFMSKRAFAMMLDDLRAGEGALYEGEGPTVALTALGCRVLAGDADWLEEHPVDRWIGGVHLLPGSANRWDDDAASFV, from the coding sequence GTGACCCAGACCGCGGCAACGCTTCACATAACCAACGGTGACGGCGCGCTGTATCTCCTGAAGAAAGCCGGCGTTCTTGGAACGCATGTCGCATGGCACGACCCCCTCAATGTCGGCCCGGTTCCGGCCGGCTTATCGCTGGAAGAGACGACGGCGTTGCGAACTCGCTACTTGGCGGCGCGCGGCTACGACAACCCGATAAAACTGATCCACGAGTTCGAGCGGCGCGACGCGCTGCTTCGGCGAGCCGGGGAGTTCGAAGAGGTCGTCTTGTGGTTCGAACACGACCTCTTCGATCAGCTGCAGCTGCTGCAGATTCTCACCGCGCTCGACGAGCTGCGCCTTCATCCCGGTCAGGTCGCCGTCGTGCAAACCGATCACTACTTATCCGGTGTAACCGTCGACGAGATGCTCGCGCTCCTGCCGAAGCGGCGGACGGCGACCGAAGCGATTTTTCGTTCGGCCCGGCGAAGCTGGGAACGCTTCATCTCTCCGACGCCCGATGGGCTTCTTGCCGCTGCCGGAGAGGATGCAATCGGATTGCCCTATTTACGCGCCGCGCTGCGGCGCATGTGCGAGGAGTATCCCGCGACGCGGGACGGCCTCTCGCGCTCGCAGCGCCAGGCGCTCTATGCGATCGCGCAGGGACCCGCGGCAAACGACGAACTCTTTGCGCGCTCGCAAGCGCGCGAAGAAGCGACGTTTATGAGCAAGCGCGCGTTCGCAATGATGCTCGACGACCTGCGCGCCGGAGAAGGCGCCCTGTACGAGGGGGAAGGCCCAACGGTTGCGCTGACGGCCTTGGGCTGCCGTGTGCTCGCCGGCGATGCAGATTGGCTCGAAGAGCACCCGGTCGATCGCTGGATCGGCGGCGTGCACCTCCTTCCCGGCAGCGCCAACCGCTGGGACGACGACGCGGCGTCCTTCGTGTGA
- a CDS encoding STAS domain-containing protein has translation MTNDELSIDLKREDGGETVVLNVRGSMDIATSPTVRAAISEAIEGGANDLIVDLSRLDFLDSTGLGVLIGAHRRTAENNASLRLVVREGPISRLLNITGLIAVFAVYHSLDDARRDRGRLGAPV, from the coding sequence ATGACCAACGACGAGCTCAGCATCGATCTCAAACGCGAAGACGGCGGCGAAACCGTCGTTCTCAATGTGCGTGGAAGCATGGACATCGCGACGTCTCCGACCGTACGGGCGGCAATATCGGAGGCAATCGAGGGCGGCGCCAACGATCTCATCGTCGATCTGAGCCGGCTCGACTTTCTCGACTCGACGGGTCTCGGTGTGCTGATCGGCGCGCACCGCCGAACCGCCGAAAACAATGCTTCGCTGCGTCTGGTCGTCCGCGAGGGACCGATCTCGCGCCTGCTCAACATCACCGGCTTGATCGCGGTCTTCGCGGTCTACCATTCGCTCGACGACGCCCGCCGCGACCGCGGCCGTCTGGGGGCGCCCGTCTAG
- a CDS encoding heterodisulfide reductase-related iron-sulfur binding cluster has product MTEHPLRSFSGSDQPQASIYDSCIRCGLCLSSCPTYLETMTETSGPRGRISLIKDVAQARLDLLSPGFVEQMSQCLDCRACEAVCPSGVRYGQLVESARAQIRRASQEAQPSPRRRRRLRDLALRALVGNPRLMQAAARLVRFAQQAHLTSLAGLFGLRRAAQLAPQIPGAFFVAADQRFETPNAAGLAFLHTGCIMPVAFGRVHEATVRMLRRAGLSVVVPRSQTCCGALATHDGDPDFARDFARRNIESFERSGADVYVVNAAGCGSTLKEYAELLAGDGHWAARARRFSQRVRDVSEVLDAMDLGTPAHAIDATATYQEPCHLVHAQRIAKAPRRLLARIPGLRVVELEESAVCCGSAGLYNVDQPDMAGRLQRRKVEAIERSGASIVVTANPGCALQITAGLGAKNRAVVRHLVELLDEAYAPR; this is encoded by the coding sequence ATGACCGAGCACCCGCTCCGGAGCTTTAGCGGCTCCGACCAGCCGCAGGCATCGATTTACGACTCGTGCATTCGCTGCGGCCTTTGCCTTTCGTCCTGCCCGACCTACCTGGAGACTATGACAGAAACGTCGGGCCCGCGCGGCAGAATTAGTCTGATCAAGGACGTTGCGCAAGCGCGGCTCGACCTGCTCAGCCCGGGCTTCGTCGAGCAGATGTCCCAATGCTTGGATTGCCGCGCGTGCGAGGCCGTCTGTCCCTCCGGGGTTCGCTACGGGCAGCTCGTCGAGTCCGCGCGCGCGCAGATTCGCAGGGCTTCCCAAGAGGCGCAGCCGTCGCCCAGGAGGCGCCGGCGGCTGCGCGATCTGGCGCTGCGGGCGCTCGTCGGCAACCCGCGGCTGATGCAGGCGGCGGCGCGCCTCGTGCGGTTCGCGCAGCAGGCCCATCTGACGTCGCTCGCCGGCCTCTTCGGCCTGCGCCGCGCCGCGCAGCTCGCCCCGCAAATTCCGGGGGCTTTCTTCGTCGCCGCCGATCAGCGGTTCGAGACACCCAATGCAGCGGGGCTCGCCTTTCTTCACACCGGGTGTATCATGCCGGTCGCGTTCGGCCGCGTGCACGAAGCGACGGTACGTATGCTGCGGCGCGCGGGACTTTCGGTCGTCGTGCCGCGCAGCCAAACCTGCTGCGGCGCGCTTGCCACGCACGACGGCGACCCCGATTTTGCACGCGACTTCGCGCGGCGCAATATCGAAAGTTTCGAGCGAAGCGGGGCCGACGTCTACGTCGTCAACGCCGCCGGCTGCGGGAGCACGCTCAAAGAGTATGCCGAGCTGCTAGCGGGCGACGGGCACTGGGCCGCGCGCGCTCGCCGCTTCTCGCAGCGCGTGCGCGACGTCAGCGAGGTGCTCGATGCCATGGACCTGGGGACGCCCGCGCACGCGATCGACGCGACCGCGACTTATCAGGAACCATGCCACTTAGTCCACGCGCAGCGCATCGCGAAAGCGCCGCGCCGCCTGTTAGCCCGTATTCCAGGCCTGCGGGTCGTCGAGCTCGAGGAGAGCGCCGTCTGCTGCGGGAGCGCCGGGCTCTACAACGTCGATCAGCCGGATATGGCCGGGCGTCTGCAGCGCCGGAAGGTCGAAGCGATCGAACGCAGCGGCGCGTCCATCGTGGTTACTGCCAACCCGGGGTGCGCGCTGCAAATTACGGCAGGCCTCGGCGCCAAGAACCGCGCGGTCGTGCGCCATCTCGTCGAACTGCTCGACGAGGCGTACGCTCCCCGCTAG
- a CDS encoding malate dehydrogenase — MKKRMKVAVTGAAGQIGYALLFRVASGQMFGPQTEVELQLLELEAALPSLAGVAMELEDCAFPLLKRVWIGSDVNEAMHGVDWALLVGAVPRKAGMERSDLLRINGQIFTAQGRAINEHAAEDVGVFVVGNPANTNCLIAMKNAPRISPDRFFAMTTLDELRARAQLARKAGVDTTDVARIVVWGNHSTTQFPDFAHATIGGKAAHERIERPWLENDFLSTVQNRGAEVIKARGASSAASAANAAVVGVYNLTHDTPPHEWYSVGRRSHGEYGVDPGLVFSFPSRTENGVSRIVEDVAHDEFGQGKLQATLEELRKERDAVIELGLIPA; from the coding sequence GTGAAAAAACGAATGAAGGTTGCGGTTACCGGTGCCGCCGGACAGATCGGCTACGCGCTGCTCTTTCGCGTCGCGTCGGGCCAGATGTTCGGGCCGCAGACCGAAGTCGAGCTGCAGCTGCTCGAGTTGGAGGCGGCGCTCCCCAGTCTGGCCGGCGTTGCGATGGAGCTGGAAGACTGCGCGTTTCCGCTGCTCAAGCGTGTTTGGATCGGCTCGGACGTCAACGAAGCGATGCACGGCGTCGATTGGGCGCTGCTCGTCGGAGCGGTTCCGCGCAAGGCCGGCATGGAGCGCTCGGATCTTTTGCGCATCAACGGTCAGATCTTTACCGCGCAGGGTCGCGCCATCAACGAGCACGCCGCCGAAGACGTCGGTGTCTTCGTCGTCGGCAACCCGGCCAACACCAACTGCTTGATCGCGATGAAGAACGCGCCGCGGATCTCGCCGGATCGTTTCTTCGCAATGACCACGCTCGACGAACTGCGGGCGCGGGCGCAGCTTGCTCGCAAAGCGGGCGTCGACACGACCGACGTGGCGCGCATCGTGGTCTGGGGCAACCATTCGACGACGCAGTTCCCGGACTTCGCGCACGCGACGATCGGCGGAAAAGCGGCGCACGAACGAATCGAGCGGCCGTGGCTCGAAAACGACTTTCTCTCGACCGTCCAGAACCGCGGCGCCGAGGTGATCAAAGCGCGCGGCGCGTCGTCGGCCGCTTCGGCGGCCAACGCGGCAGTCGTCGGCGTGTACAACTTGACGCACGACACGCCGCCGCACGAATGGTATTCGGTCGGTCGCCGTTCCCACGGCGAATACGGCGTCGATCCCGGATTGGTCTTCTCGTTCCCGTCGCGAACCGAGAACGGCGTATCCCGGATCGTCGAAGACGTCGCGCACGACGAGTTCGGTCAGGGTAAGCTTCAGGCAACGCTCGAGGAGCTGCGCAAGGAGCGCGACGCGGTCATCGAGCTCGGTCTGATACCTGCCTGA
- a CDS encoding endo alpha-1,4 polygalactosaminidase, producing the protein MKWFPAAASIAALALAACGGATPTPGSIPAPGAAATSSRWIPTTGESYQIQYDGRLDLGVDAQIYDLDMFETKPSVVAQLHAMNRRVMCYIDVGTWENWRPDAGKFPKSVLGHKDGHWKGELWLDVRQTAILEPLMKHRLQLCKQKGFDGVDPDNLDGYQNHTGFPLTYSGQLTYDSWVAKEAHLLGLTADQKGDNGQVKDLVKVYDFAVVEQCFQQGWCKQFTVYTNQNRLVIDVEYTNQLSKKRFLSQTCASDAQYAVTPILKRLELTAWIVTCPSGKKPRQP; encoded by the coding sequence ATGAAATGGTTCCCGGCCGCAGCCTCGATCGCCGCGCTCGCGCTGGCCGCTTGCGGCGGCGCGACCCCAACGCCCGGTTCGATCCCCGCGCCGGGTGCGGCCGCGACCTCCTCGCGCTGGATTCCAACCACCGGGGAGTCGTATCAAATTCAGTACGACGGTAGGCTCGACCTCGGCGTCGACGCGCAGATCTACGACCTCGACATGTTTGAAACCAAGCCCTCGGTCGTAGCGCAGCTGCACGCGATGAACCGCCGTGTAATGTGTTACATCGACGTCGGCACGTGGGAAAACTGGCGTCCGGACGCCGGCAAGTTTCCCAAGAGCGTCCTCGGCCACAAAGACGGCCACTGGAAGGGTGAGCTATGGCTCGACGTGCGCCAGACGGCGATCCTCGAACCCCTGATGAAGCACCGGCTGCAGCTGTGCAAACAGAAGGGCTTCGACGGCGTCGATCCCGACAATCTGGACGGCTATCAGAACCACACCGGCTTTCCGCTCACGTATAGCGGGCAGCTTACCTACGATTCGTGGGTCGCAAAGGAGGCGCATTTGCTCGGCCTCACCGCCGACCAAAAAGGCGACAACGGCCAAGTGAAAGACCTCGTCAAGGTCTACGACTTCGCCGTCGTCGAGCAGTGTTTCCAGCAAGGCTGGTGCAAGCAGTTCACCGTTTACACCAACCAAAATCGCCTCGTAATAGACGTCGAGTACACCAACCAACTGAGCAAAAAACGCTTTCTCAGCCAAACCTGTGCAAGCGACGCCCAGTACGCCGTGACCCCAATCCTCAAACGCCTAGAACTAACCGCCTGGATCGTAACCTGCCCCTCCGGTAAGAAGCCCCGCCAGCCGTAG
- a CDS encoding DUF4097 family beta strand repeat-containing protein — translation MTRRFLLLPLLALLASSCSSPQPYVNTIGVLLPGSTMTVHVADAPLSAYGPEISQRHSVFTISATALPKGTPPPAPQLRSQRSGVVVAAPNPLAALLVRVPQKVDLVVDSQRGDVTVTDISGNVRVKAAHGNVTLMVPGYAQASTEQGNLKVTMGATDWPGTLSFSSQRGDVELWIVTKASFTVHLHTDSGTLFTDFGLQGSSSGSSETIDGSVNGGGPQHIDVETKSGAIRLLRLQPQA, via the coding sequence GTGACACGCCGTTTTCTTCTTCTTCCGCTTCTTGCGCTGCTCGCTTCGAGCTGCAGTTCGCCGCAGCCCTACGTCAATACGATCGGCGTCCTGCTGCCGGGATCGACGATGACCGTCCATGTTGCCGATGCACCTTTATCGGCGTACGGTCCGGAAATCTCGCAGCGCCACAGCGTCTTCACGATCTCGGCGACGGCGTTGCCGAAGGGCACGCCGCCGCCGGCGCCGCAGCTGCGTTCGCAGCGCAGCGGCGTCGTCGTCGCGGCGCCCAATCCGCTAGCGGCGCTGCTGGTTCGGGTGCCGCAAAAGGTCGATCTCGTCGTCGACTCGCAGCGCGGCGACGTGACCGTTACCGACATCAGCGGCAACGTGCGCGTCAAAGCGGCTCACGGCAACGTGACGCTGATGGTACCGGGGTACGCGCAGGCGTCGACGGAACAGGGAAATCTCAAGGTGACGATGGGGGCGACCGATTGGCCCGGAACCCTCTCGTTCTCTTCGCAGCGCGGCGACGTCGAACTGTGGATCGTCACGAAGGCGTCCTTTACGGTGCACCTGCACACCGATAGCGGAACGCTCTTTACCGATTTCGGGCTGCAGGGCAGCTCGAGCGGCTCTTCGGAGACGATCGACGGCAGCGTCAACGGCGGCGGCCCGCAGCACATCGACGTCGAGACGAAGTCGGGCGCGATTCGGCTGTTACGTTTGCAGCCGCAGGCGTGA
- a CDS encoding 2-dehydropantoate 2-reductase → MRIGIIGAGAMGTLFGYHLAGCCEVTMLDDNDEVAQAVARNGLRVNDEPARQVAIAQRPHDLYGSRMLFLFVKAVDTLRALRAFAGELDPASPVISLQNGVGNEDAIKTALGGAVPVILGITTESSHTIAPGQIRSSEQGNTIIGSTSASANVARTVAELLSSSGLRAAAVYDIRPHLWGKLVANASVNALSAILDCDAGEIPKDANAARLAEALAEETANVAAALKINLPFVNPWQYVTEVIALGADAKSSMAYDLESGHPSEIDHINGAVVAFGRRTSTPTPYNEAMVRLVKARETLLGRSRLRLQT, encoded by the coding sequence ATGCGCATCGGGATCATCGGCGCGGGCGCAATGGGGACGCTCTTCGGCTACCACTTGGCGGGGTGCTGCGAGGTGACGATGCTCGACGACAACGACGAGGTCGCCCAAGCCGTGGCGCGCAACGGCCTGCGCGTCAACGACGAACCCGCCCGGCAGGTCGCGATTGCGCAGCGGCCCCACGATCTCTACGGTTCGCGCATGCTCTTTCTCTTCGTCAAGGCCGTCGACACGCTGCGCGCGTTGCGCGCCTTCGCCGGCGAGCTCGATCCGGCCTCGCCGGTCATCTCGCTGCAGAACGGCGTCGGCAACGAAGACGCGATCAAAACGGCGCTGGGCGGTGCCGTACCCGTTATTCTGGGAATCACGACGGAATCGTCGCACACGATTGCACCCGGGCAGATCCGCAGTTCGGAGCAAGGCAATACGATCATCGGCTCGACGAGCGCCTCCGCGAACGTCGCGCGCACCGTCGCGGAGCTGCTCAGCAGCAGCGGCCTGCGCGCGGCGGCGGTGTATGACATCCGCCCGCACCTGTGGGGAAAACTCGTCGCCAACGCCTCGGTCAATGCGCTCTCCGCGATCCTCGACTGCGACGCGGGCGAGATTCCGAAAGACGCCAACGCGGCCCGTCTAGCGGAAGCGCTCGCGGAAGAGACTGCGAACGTCGCGGCGGCGCTCAAGATCAACCTGCCGTTCGTCAACCCCTGGCAGTACGTCACGGAGGTCATCGCGCTCGGCGCCGATGCGAAGAGTTCGATGGCCTACGATCTGGAGTCGGGACATCCCAGCGAGATCGACCACATCAACGGCGCGGTCGTCGCGTTTGGCCGGCGCACGTCAACCCCGACGCCCTATAACGAAGCGATGGTTCGCCTTGTCAAAGCGCGCGAGACGCTGTTGGGGCGCTCACGCCTGCGGCTGCAAACGTAA